The following are encoded in a window of Haliaeetus albicilla chromosome 1, bHalAlb1.1, whole genome shotgun sequence genomic DNA:
- the PAQR3 gene encoding progestin and adipoQ receptor family member 3 isoform X3 has product MLRERVGRARRTKVRPGKGCFESHVKVCMLCSVGYHLFCCHRSEKTSRRWMALDYAGISIGILGCYVSGVFYAFYCNNYWRQVYLITVLAMILAVFFAQIHPSYLTQQWHRLRSIIFCSVSGYGIIPTIHWIWLNGGIGASIVQEFAPRVVVMYFIAAVAFLFYISKVPERYFPGQLNYLGSSHQVWHILAVVMLYWWHQSTVYIMQYRHSKPCPEYSADL; this is encoded by the exons ATGTTGCGCGAGCGGGTCGGCAGAGCAAGACGGACTAAGGTCAGGCCTGGGAAAGGGTGTTTCGAGTCACATGTAAAG GTCTGTATGCTTTGCTCAGTAGGATACCATCTTTTCTGTTGTCACCGCTCAGAGAAGACCAGCCGACGATGGATGGCATTAGATTATGCGGGAATTTCCAttggtatcctgggctgctaCGTGTCAGGCGTGTTTTATGCATTTTATTGCAATAAC tactGGCGTCAGGTATATTTAATCACTGTGCTGGCAATGATCTTGGCAGTATTTTTTGCTCAGATTCATCCCAGTTACCTCACACAACAGTGGCACAGACTGCGCTCCATCATCTTTTGCTCAGTGTCTGGATATGGAATTATTCCTACCATCCACTGGATTTGGCTCAATGGCGGCATTGGTGCATCTATTGtacag gagTTTGCTCCGCGTGTAGTTGTCATGTACTTCATCGCTGCTGTAGCTTTTCTCTTCTATATTTCCAAAGTTCCAGAAAGATACTTCCCAG gacAGTTGAACTACCTCGGCTCGAGTCACCAAGTGTGGCATATCCTGGCAGTGGTGATGCTGTACTGGTGGCATCAGTCCACGGTGTACATCATGCAATATCGACACAGCAAGCCCTGTCCTGAGTATAGCGCAGACTTGTGA
- the PAQR3 gene encoding progestin and adipoQ receptor family member 3 isoform X1 has product MHQKLLRSAHYIELGSYQYWPVLVPRGIRLYTYEQIPVFLKDNPYITDGYRAYLPSRLCLKSLFILSNETVNIWSHLLGFLLFFTLGIYDLTAVLPAAGASREDFVICSVCLFCFQVCMLCSVGYHLFCCHRSEKTSRRWMALDYAGISIGILGCYVSGVFYAFYCNNYWRQVYLITVLAMILAVFFAQIHPSYLTQQWHRLRSIIFCSVSGYGIIPTIHWIWLNGGIGASIVQEFAPRVVVMYFIAAVAFLFYISKVPERYFPGQLNYLGSSHQVWHILAVVMLYWWHQSTVYIMQYRHSKPCPEYSADL; this is encoded by the exons ATGCACCAGAAGCTGCTGCGGAGCGCTCACTACATCGAGCTGGGGAGCTACCAGTACTGGCCGGTGCTGGTGCCCCGCGGCATCCGCCTCTACACCTACGAGCAGATCCCCGTCTTCCTCAAGGACAACCCCTACATCACCGACGGCTACCGGGCCTACCTGCCCTCCCGGCTCTGCCTCAAGAG CCTCTTCATCCTCTCCAACGAGACCGTCAACATCTGGAGCCACCTGCTCggcttcctcctcttcttcacgCTGGGCATCTACGACCTGACGGCCGTCCTGCCGGCCGCCGGCGCTTCCCGGGAGGATTTCGTCATCTGCTCCGTCTGCCTCTTCTGCTTCCAG GTCTGTATGCTTTGCTCAGTAGGATACCATCTTTTCTGTTGTCACCGCTCAGAGAAGACCAGCCGACGATGGATGGCATTAGATTATGCGGGAATTTCCAttggtatcctgggctgctaCGTGTCAGGCGTGTTTTATGCATTTTATTGCAATAAC tactGGCGTCAGGTATATTTAATCACTGTGCTGGCAATGATCTTGGCAGTATTTTTTGCTCAGATTCATCCCAGTTACCTCACACAACAGTGGCACAGACTGCGCTCCATCATCTTTTGCTCAGTGTCTGGATATGGAATTATTCCTACCATCCACTGGATTTGGCTCAATGGCGGCATTGGTGCATCTATTGtacag gagTTTGCTCCGCGTGTAGTTGTCATGTACTTCATCGCTGCTGTAGCTTTTCTCTTCTATATTTCCAAAGTTCCAGAAAGATACTTCCCAG gacAGTTGAACTACCTCGGCTCGAGTCACCAAGTGTGGCATATCCTGGCAGTGGTGATGCTGTACTGGTGGCATCAGTCCACGGTGTACATCATGCAATATCGACACAGCAAGCCCTGTCCTGAGTATAGCGCAGACTTGTGA
- the PAQR3 gene encoding progestin and adipoQ receptor family member 3 isoform X2, with protein sequence MHQKLLRSAHYIELGSYQYWPVLVPRGIRLYTYEQIPVFLKDNPYITDGYRAYLPSRLCLKSLFILSNETVNIWSHLLGFLLFFTLGIYDLTAVLPAAGASREDFVICSVCLFCFQVCMLCSVGYHLFCCHRSEKTSRRWMALDYAGISIGILGCYVSGVFYAFYCNNIHPSYLTQQWHRLRSIIFCSVSGYGIIPTIHWIWLNGGIGASIVQEFAPRVVVMYFIAAVAFLFYISKVPERYFPGQLNYLGSSHQVWHILAVVMLYWWHQSTVYIMQYRHSKPCPEYSADL encoded by the exons ATGCACCAGAAGCTGCTGCGGAGCGCTCACTACATCGAGCTGGGGAGCTACCAGTACTGGCCGGTGCTGGTGCCCCGCGGCATCCGCCTCTACACCTACGAGCAGATCCCCGTCTTCCTCAAGGACAACCCCTACATCACCGACGGCTACCGGGCCTACCTGCCCTCCCGGCTCTGCCTCAAGAG CCTCTTCATCCTCTCCAACGAGACCGTCAACATCTGGAGCCACCTGCTCggcttcctcctcttcttcacgCTGGGCATCTACGACCTGACGGCCGTCCTGCCGGCCGCCGGCGCTTCCCGGGAGGATTTCGTCATCTGCTCCGTCTGCCTCTTCTGCTTCCAG GTCTGTATGCTTTGCTCAGTAGGATACCATCTTTTCTGTTGTCACCGCTCAGAGAAGACCAGCCGACGATGGATGGCATTAGATTATGCGGGAATTTCCAttggtatcctgggctgctaCGTGTCAGGCGTGTTTTATGCATTTTATTGCAATAAC ATTCATCCCAGTTACCTCACACAACAGTGGCACAGACTGCGCTCCATCATCTTTTGCTCAGTGTCTGGATATGGAATTATTCCTACCATCCACTGGATTTGGCTCAATGGCGGCATTGGTGCATCTATTGtacag gagTTTGCTCCGCGTGTAGTTGTCATGTACTTCATCGCTGCTGTAGCTTTTCTCTTCTATATTTCCAAAGTTCCAGAAAGATACTTCCCAG gacAGTTGAACTACCTCGGCTCGAGTCACCAAGTGTGGCATATCCTGGCAGTGGTGATGCTGTACTGGTGGCATCAGTCCACGGTGTACATCATGCAATATCGACACAGCAAGCCCTGTCCTGAGTATAGCGCAGACTTGTGA
- the PAQR3 gene encoding progestin and adipoQ receptor family member 3 isoform X4 — protein MLRERVGRARRTKVCMLCSVGYHLFCCHRSEKTSRRWMALDYAGISIGILGCYVSGVFYAFYCNNYWRQVYLITVLAMILAVFFAQIHPSYLTQQWHRLRSIIFCSVSGYGIIPTIHWIWLNGGIGASIVQEFAPRVVVMYFIAAVAFLFYISKVPERYFPGQLNYLGSSHQVWHILAVVMLYWWHQSTVYIMQYRHSKPCPEYSADL, from the exons ATGTTGCGCGAGCGGGTCGGCAGAGCAAGACGGACTAAG GTCTGTATGCTTTGCTCAGTAGGATACCATCTTTTCTGTTGTCACCGCTCAGAGAAGACCAGCCGACGATGGATGGCATTAGATTATGCGGGAATTTCCAttggtatcctgggctgctaCGTGTCAGGCGTGTTTTATGCATTTTATTGCAATAAC tactGGCGTCAGGTATATTTAATCACTGTGCTGGCAATGATCTTGGCAGTATTTTTTGCTCAGATTCATCCCAGTTACCTCACACAACAGTGGCACAGACTGCGCTCCATCATCTTTTGCTCAGTGTCTGGATATGGAATTATTCCTACCATCCACTGGATTTGGCTCAATGGCGGCATTGGTGCATCTATTGtacag gagTTTGCTCCGCGTGTAGTTGTCATGTACTTCATCGCTGCTGTAGCTTTTCTCTTCTATATTTCCAAAGTTCCAGAAAGATACTTCCCAG gacAGTTGAACTACCTCGGCTCGAGTCACCAAGTGTGGCATATCCTGGCAGTGGTGATGCTGTACTGGTGGCATCAGTCCACGGTGTACATCATGCAATATCGACACAGCAAGCCCTGTCCTGAGTATAGCGCAGACTTGTGA